A genomic region of Pseudomonas abietaniphila contains the following coding sequences:
- a CDS encoding PA4642 family protein, with protein MRKDKKQVIGDEIGDAQIKLFLDFEPVDATSPSLHKLIKAYRGLRIDDFGRFLVFFKEAGYDLGGKDAHGNDFVALIKDQRNAEEYIELIEQARG; from the coding sequence ATGCGTAAAGACAAGAAGCAGGTGATTGGCGATGAAATCGGCGATGCCCAGATCAAATTGTTCCTGGATTTCGAGCCGGTCGACGCGACTTCCCCGTCCCTGCACAAGCTGATCAAAGCCTATCGTGGCCTGCGCATCGATGACTTCGGGCGCTTTCTGGTGTTCTTCAAAGAAGCGGGCTACGACCTTGGTGGCAAAGACGCCCACGGCAATGACTTTGTCGCACTGATCAAGGATCAGCGTAACGCCGAGGAATACATCGAGTTGATCGAACAGGCGCGCGGCTGA
- a CDS encoding TIGR01777 family oxidoreductase: MHILLTGGTGLIGRRLCRHWRDQGHQLTVLSRKPEDVPRLCGAGVRGIAHPDDLSDQTVDAVINLAGAPIADRPWTRKRKMLLWDSRITLTEQLITWLERREQKPRVLISGSAVGWYGDGGERELDESAAPVSEDFASRLCIAWEETAQRAEGLGIRVVLLRTGLVLARDGGMMQRLLPPFKLGMGGPIGNGRQWMPWVHIDDQIAAIDFLLNRDDAHGPYNVCAPSPVRNRDFARTLAGILHRPAFMPMPAFALKVLMGELSILLLGGQRASPSRLQAAGFTFRFTDLHAALENLLGRH, translated from the coding sequence ATGCACATCTTGCTGACCGGCGGTACAGGGTTGATAGGTCGTCGTTTGTGTCGACACTGGCGCGATCAAGGCCATCAACTGACGGTGTTGAGCCGCAAACCTGAAGACGTCCCTCGTCTTTGCGGCGCTGGCGTGCGTGGAATTGCGCACCCGGACGATCTCAGCGATCAAACGGTTGACGCCGTGATCAACCTGGCAGGCGCCCCGATCGCCGACAGGCCCTGGACGCGTAAGCGCAAAATGCTGTTGTGGGACAGCCGCATCACCCTCACTGAACAACTCATCACCTGGCTTGAACGACGGGAGCAAAAGCCTCGTGTGCTTATCTCGGGGTCTGCGGTGGGGTGGTACGGCGACGGCGGCGAGCGAGAGCTTGATGAAAGCGCGGCGCCGGTCAGCGAAGACTTTGCCAGTCGCCTGTGCATCGCCTGGGAAGAAACCGCGCAGCGGGCGGAAGGCCTTGGCATTCGTGTGGTACTGCTGCGAACCGGCCTGGTACTGGCCCGTGACGGCGGCATGATGCAGCGCCTGTTGCCGCCGTTCAAACTCGGCATGGGCGGGCCGATCGGCAACGGACGGCAATGGATGCCGTGGGTCCATATCGACGATCAAATCGCGGCGATTGATTTTCTGTTGAACCGGGATGACGCCCATGGTCCTTATAATGTCTGCGCGCCATCACCGGTTCGCAATCGCGATTTCGCCAGGACGCTCGCCGGGATCCTGCACCGTCCGGCATTCATGCCCATGCCCGCTTTCGCGTTGAAGGTGCTGATGGGCGAGTTGTCGATATTGCTGTTGGGCGGCCAGCGCGCCAGCCCGAGCCGGTTACAGGCTGCCGGATTCACTTTCCGATTCACCGATCTGCACGCGGCCCTGGAAAACCTTCTAGGCCGCCACTGA
- a CDS encoding SOS response-associated peptidase, which yields MCGRYALFRWTPAFAALPGFPADQQAQWNISPHDSVLMVRASEEGEAGREVARARWGLTPPWLTDMSRTPAHARAETLAEQPMFRQAFRERRCLLPANGFYEWRGTVRKRPFWLTPAEGSTLYFAAIWEAYPVEEHVYLSVAVVTQSAMNQRRPLILDAEGQAAWLDPDSSLVTLQSLLAAPQTPLRERPLANLVNDPKLNAPECLTPL from the coding sequence ATGTGTGGACGTTATGCCCTGTTTCGTTGGACGCCCGCGTTTGCGGCCTTGCCCGGATTTCCAGCGGACCAGCAGGCGCAGTGGAATATTTCGCCCCATGATTCGGTGCTGATGGTCCGGGCGAGCGAGGAGGGCGAGGCCGGGCGTGAAGTGGCCCGAGCGCGCTGGGGCCTGACCCCGCCGTGGCTGACCGATATGTCACGCACGCCGGCCCACGCGCGGGCGGAAACGCTGGCTGAACAACCGATGTTCCGTCAGGCGTTTCGTGAGCGCCGCTGTCTGCTCCCCGCCAACGGCTTCTACGAGTGGCGCGGAACGGTGCGCAAAAGGCCGTTCTGGCTGACGCCGGCCGAGGGCTCGACGCTGTATTTCGCGGCGATCTGGGAGGCTTATCCGGTGGAGGAGCATGTCTATCTGAGCGTGGCGGTGGTGACGCAATCAGCGATGAATCAGCGCAGGCCGCTGATTCTCGATGCGGAGGGGCAGGCTGCCTGGCTGGACCCTGACAGCTCGCTGGTGACGTTGCAGTCTTTGCTCGCCGCACCGCAGACGCCGCTGCGCGAGCGGCCATTGGCCAATCTGGTGAACGATCCGAAGCTCAATGCGCCGGAATGCCTGACGCCGCTTTAA
- a CDS encoding DUF2007 domain-containing protein, whose amino-acid sequence MRKIYEPENMMEGELLQSMLASEGIESHITGRHLLGGIGELPVFGLLGLAVQDEEADRARQLITEYNGAFPLPGEEPDSYPDVLLC is encoded by the coding sequence ATGCGCAAAATCTATGAACCGGAAAACATGATGGAAGGCGAGTTGTTGCAGTCCATGCTCGCCAGCGAAGGCATCGAGTCACACATAACCGGACGCCACTTGCTGGGCGGGATCGGCGAGTTGCCGGTGTTCGGCCTGCTGGGGCTGGCGGTGCAGGATGAAGAGGCCGATCGGGCGCGACAGTTGATCACTGAGTACAATGGCGCCTTTCCGTTGCCGGGCGAAGAGCCTGACAGCTATCCCGATGTGTTGTTGTGCTGA
- the mqo gene encoding malate dehydrogenase (quinone) — MAHNEAVDVVLVGAGIMSATLAVLLKELDPSLKLEVVELMDSGAAESSNPWNNAGTGHAGLCELNYTPEAADGSIDIKKAIHINTQFEVSKQFWSYLARKGTFGSSRSFITPVPHLSFVQGEKGMAYLKKRYEALRKHHAFASMEYTEDKAKLAEWMPLMMPGRPADEPIAATRVMHGTDVNFGNLTNQLLKHLSSAPDAQVKYCKRVTGLSRKGSGWSVTIKDVNSGGTREIDAKFVFLGAGGAALPLLQMSGIEEGKGFGGFPVSGQWLRCDNPEVVKHHQAKVYSQAAVGSPPMSVPHLDTRVVDGKTSLLFGPYAGFTTKFLKHGSLMDLPLSIRAANIAPMLAVARDNMDLTKYLISEVRQSMEQRLDALRRFYPEAKAEDWRLEVAGQRVQIIKKDPKKGGVLQFGTELVSAKDGSLAALLGASPGASVTVSIMLDLIERCFPEKARTEWAAKLNEIFPAREKILETDAQLYQRVSAQSDESLELVPSSQAASFA; from the coding sequence ATGGCGCATAACGAAGCAGTCGATGTGGTACTGGTCGGGGCAGGCATCATGAGTGCCACCCTCGCAGTGCTGCTCAAGGAGCTCGACCCAAGCCTCAAGCTTGAGGTTGTCGAGCTGATGGATTCCGGTGCCGCAGAGAGTTCCAACCCATGGAACAACGCAGGCACCGGCCATGCAGGCCTGTGCGAGCTGAACTACACGCCGGAAGCGGCCGATGGCTCCATCGACATCAAAAAAGCGATTCATATCAACACCCAGTTCGAAGTGTCGAAGCAGTTCTGGAGCTATCTGGCTCGCAAGGGCACCTTCGGCTCTTCTCGCTCGTTCATCACCCCGGTGCCGCACCTGAGCTTCGTTCAGGGCGAAAAAGGCATGGCGTACCTCAAAAAACGCTATGAAGCGCTGCGCAAGCACCACGCCTTCGCGTCGATGGAATACACCGAAGACAAGGCCAAGCTGGCCGAGTGGATGCCGCTGATGATGCCCGGCCGTCCGGCCGATGAGCCGATCGCCGCCACACGCGTCATGCACGGCACCGACGTGAACTTCGGCAACCTGACCAATCAATTGCTCAAGCACCTGTCCAGCGCACCCGATGCGCAGGTCAAGTACTGCAAGCGCGTCACGGGCCTGAGCCGTAAAGGCAGTGGCTGGAGCGTGACCATCAAGGACGTCAACAGCGGTGGCACCCGCGAAATCGACGCCAAATTCGTATTCCTCGGCGCCGGTGGCGCGGCCTTGCCGCTGCTGCAGATGTCGGGCATCGAAGAAGGCAAAGGTTTCGGCGGTTTCCCGGTCAGCGGCCAGTGGCTGCGCTGCGACAACCCTGAAGTGGTCAAGCATCACCAGGCCAAGGTCTACAGCCAGGCTGCGGTGGGCTCCCCGCCGATGTCGGTTCCACACCTGGACACCCGCGTCGTCGACGGCAAGACCTCCCTGCTGTTCGGGCCTTACGCCGGTTTCACCACCAAGTTCCTCAAGCACGGTTCGCTCATGGACCTGCCGCTGTCGATCCGCGCCGCCAACATCGCACCGATGCTGGCCGTAGCCCGCGACAACATGGACCTAACCAAGTACCTGATCAGTGAAGTGCGGCAGTCCATGGAACAGCGTCTGGATGCCCTGCGTCGCTTCTACCCTGAAGCGAAAGCCGAAGACTGGCGCCTGGAAGTGGCCGGTCAGCGGGTGCAGATCATCAAGAAGGATCCGAAGAAAGGCGGCGTTCTGCAATTCGGTACCGAACTGGTCTCGGCCAAGGACGGTTCCCTTGCAGCGCTGCTGGGCGCATCGCCCGGTGCTTCGGTGACCGTGTCGATCATGCTCGACCTGATCGAACGCTGCTTCCCTGAAAAGGCTCGTACCGAATGGGCCGCCAAACTGAATGAGATCTTCCCGGCTCGGGAGAAGATTCTGGAAACCGACGCGCAGCTGTATCAGCGTGTCAGCGCCCAGAGCGACGAGAGCCTGGAGCTGGTCCCAAGCAGTCAGGCGGCAAGCTTCGCTTGA
- a CDS encoding CPXCG motif-containing cysteine-rich protein — protein sequence MHEIQPAAPYECPYCGEPGETVLDLSEGDHHFIEDCHVCCRPIEFHLQTDGQEWDLDVRAEND from the coding sequence ATGCACGAAATACAACCTGCCGCGCCTTACGAGTGCCCTTATTGCGGCGAACCGGGAGAAACGGTCCTGGATCTGTCGGAAGGCGACCACCATTTCATCGAAGACTGTCATGTGTGCTGCCGTCCCATCGAGTTTCATCTGCAAACCGATGGCCAGGAATGGGATCTGGACGTCCGTGCCGAGAACGACTGA
- a CDS encoding uracil-xanthine permease family protein yields MKQDEFNDPLWRTVLSGAQMLFVAFGALVLMPLITGLDPNVALFTAGLGTLCFQLVTGRQVPVFLASSFAFITPIILAKGQFGLAATMGGVMAAGFVYTFLGLAVKIKGTGFIDRLLPPVVIGPVIISIGLAMAPIAANMAMGRTGDGAAELIPYHTAIAISMAALLTTLIVAVFGKGIFGLVPIISGVLVGFALSFYFGVVDVAKIAAAPWLDIPHFTAPEFNWQAILFIVPVALAPAIEHIGGVIAVGSVTGRDYLKKPGLHRTLLGDGIATTVAGAFGGPPNTTYAEVTGAVMLTKNYNPKIMTWAAIFAIALAFIGKFGALLQSIPVPVMGGILCLLFGSIAAVGMNTLIRHKVDLAEARNLVIVSVTLVFGIGGVLIGTGNGPDDFGMKGIALCAVTAILLNLILPGNDAWKNKHLDDQLP; encoded by the coding sequence ATGAAGCAGGACGAGTTTAACGATCCACTCTGGCGCACGGTATTGTCGGGCGCGCAGATGCTCTTCGTGGCCTTCGGCGCGCTGGTCTTGATGCCGCTGATCACTGGCCTCGATCCTAACGTCGCACTCTTCACCGCAGGTTTGGGCACGCTGTGCTTTCAACTGGTGACAGGCCGTCAGGTGCCGGTATTCCTGGCCTCCAGCTTTGCCTTCATCACCCCGATCATTCTCGCCAAGGGCCAGTTCGGCCTCGCAGCGACCATGGGCGGTGTGATGGCGGCAGGCTTCGTCTATACCTTCCTGGGCCTGGCCGTGAAGATCAAAGGCACGGGTTTCATCGATCGGCTTCTGCCGCCGGTGGTGATCGGGCCGGTGATTATTTCCATTGGCCTTGCGATGGCACCCATTGCCGCCAACATGGCGATGGGCAGAACCGGTGACGGCGCGGCTGAGCTGATTCCGTACCACACGGCTATCGCGATCTCGATGGCGGCATTGCTGACGACGCTGATCGTCGCGGTGTTCGGCAAAGGCATCTTCGGCCTGGTCCCGATCATCTCCGGTGTGTTGGTGGGGTTTGCCCTGTCGTTCTATTTCGGTGTGGTGGATGTCGCCAAGATCGCCGCAGCACCGTGGCTGGACATCCCTCACTTCACCGCGCCAGAGTTCAACTGGCAGGCGATCCTGTTCATTGTGCCGGTGGCGCTGGCTCCAGCGATCGAACACATCGGTGGCGTGATTGCCGTCGGCAGTGTGACGGGCCGTGATTACCTCAAGAAGCCGGGCCTGCATCGCACGCTGCTGGGTGACGGCATCGCGACCACGGTCGCCGGCGCCTTCGGCGGTCCGCCTAACACCACGTACGCCGAAGTAACCGGCGCGGTGATGCTGACCAAGAACTACAACCCGAAGATCATGACCTGGGCAGCGATCTTCGCCATCGCACTGGCGTTCATCGGTAAGTTCGGCGCGCTGTTGCAGAGTATTCCGGTGCCGGTGATGGGCGGGATTCTGTGCCTGTTGTTCGGCTCTATCGCAGCAGTGGGCATGAACACGCTGATTCGGCACAAGGTCGACCTGGCCGAAGCGCGCAACCTGGTGATCGTGTCGGTAACCCTGGTGTTCGGTATCGGCGGCGTGCTGATTGGCACGGGCAACGGCCCGGATGATTTCGGGATGAAGGGCATTGCCTTGTGCGCGGTGACCGCGATTCTGCTGAACCTGATCCTGCCGGGCAACGATGCCTGGAAGAACAAGCACTTGGATGATCAGTTGCCTTAG
- the upp gene encoding uracil phosphoribosyltransferase, producing MPIREIRHPLIRHKLGLMRRADISTKNFRELAQEVGALLTYEATKDLPLETYDIQGWAGTVQVEKIAGKKITVVPILRAGIGMLEGVLSLIPGAKVSAVGVARNEETLEAHTYLEKLAPEIDQRLALIIDPMLATGGSMVATIDLLKKAGCRDIRAMVLVAAPEGIAIVEKAHPDVNIYTASIDERLNEQGYIIPGLGDAGDKIFGTKQKDA from the coding sequence ATGCCCATTCGTGAGATCCGCCATCCGCTGATCCGTCACAAACTCGGTCTCATGCGCCGAGCCGATATCAGCACCAAGAATTTCCGTGAACTGGCTCAGGAAGTCGGCGCACTGCTGACCTACGAAGCGACCAAAGACCTGCCGCTGGAAACCTACGACATCCAGGGCTGGGCCGGTACGGTCCAGGTCGAGAAGATCGCTGGCAAGAAGATTACCGTGGTACCGATCCTGCGTGCGGGCATCGGCATGCTCGAAGGCGTCCTCAGCCTGATTCCGGGCGCCAAGGTCAGCGCCGTGGGCGTCGCTCGCAACGAAGAAACCCTCGAAGCGCACACCTATCTGGAAAAGCTCGCCCCCGAGATCGACCAGCGGCTGGCGTTGATCATCGACCCGATGCTGGCCACCGGCGGCTCGATGGTCGCCACGATCGACCTGCTGAAAAAAGCCGGTTGCCGCGACATCCGTGCAATGGTCCTGGTGGCCGCGCCGGAAGGCATCGCCATCGTCGAGAAGGCGCATCCGGACGTGAACATCTACACCGCGTCCATCGATGAACGTCTGAACGAACAGGGTTACATCATTCCGGGCCTGGGCGATGCCGGTGACAAGATTTTCGGCACCAAGCAAAAGGACGCCTGA
- a CDS encoding YajG family lipoprotein, whose product MLRRVLFGLLAVGSLTLVGCAHSPQSLSPQPKLNSQLAPVGHGQQVVVRVVDGRQSQTLGTRGGLYPETSSITVNSQQVVPQLQAQAEAAVRLLGFTPVQGGNGPQLTITLADLKYQSPKEGLYVTEANISSTFRADVQNNGRSYSGRYAASLDQRFGMAPNEETNTKLISDVLSDALTRLFQDQTIGRTLGQ is encoded by the coding sequence ATGTTGCGTCGCGTTTTGTTCGGTTTGCTTGCTGTAGGCAGTCTGACGCTGGTGGGGTGTGCCCACAGCCCGCAGTCGCTTAGCCCACAACCCAAGTTGAACAGCCAGCTGGCGCCTGTCGGGCACGGTCAGCAGGTGGTGGTTCGGGTTGTCGACGGTCGCCAGTCGCAGACCCTTGGCACCCGCGGTGGTCTGTACCCTGAAACCAGTTCGATCACGGTCAACAGCCAGCAGGTGGTTCCGCAGCTCCAGGCCCAGGCCGAAGCCGCCGTGCGCCTGCTGGGCTTTACGCCGGTACAGGGTGGCAACGGACCACAGCTGACCATTACGCTCGCTGACCTCAAGTATCAGTCGCCCAAAGAAGGCCTGTACGTGACCGAAGCCAACATCAGTTCGACCTTCCGCGCCGACGTGCAGAACAATGGTCGCAGCTACAGCGGCCGTTACGCGGCGTCGCTGGATCAGCGTTTTGGCATGGCGCCGAACGAGGAAACGAACACCAAACTGATCAGCGACGTGCTCAGCGATGCGCTGACCCGTCTGTTCCAGGATCAGACCATCGGTCGCACGCTGGGCCAGTAA
- the hemH gene encoding ferrochelatase, which translates to MTDHALLLVNLGSPASTEVADVRRYLNQFLMDPYVIDLPWPVRRLLVSLILIKRPEQSAHAYASIWWDEGSPLVVLSKRLQQAMTQEWTQGPVELAMRYGEPSIETVLTRLAAQGIKKVTLAPLYPQFADSTVTTVIEEAKRVVRDKKLSFDFSLVPPFFNQPEYLEALVESVRPHLAQDFDHLLLSFHGLPERHITKLDPTGNHCFKSGNCCENATPEVLAVCYRAQCMRSSAEFAKRMGLPDGKWSVSFQSRLGRAKWIEPYTEAHLAELAAQGVKKLLVMCPAFVADCIETLEEIGDRGAEQFKEAGGEELILIPCLNDDPNWAKALNTLCERAPAMVV; encoded by the coding sequence ATGACCGATCACGCGTTGCTGCTGGTTAACCTGGGTTCGCCAGCCTCTACCGAAGTAGCGGACGTTCGCCGCTACCTCAATCAGTTCCTGATGGACCCTTACGTTATTGATCTGCCGTGGCCGGTCCGGCGTTTGTTGGTGTCGCTCATCCTGATCAAGCGTCCTGAACAATCTGCCCATGCGTACGCTTCTATCTGGTGGGACGAGGGTTCGCCGCTGGTGGTGCTGAGCAAGCGCCTGCAGCAGGCAATGACCCAGGAATGGACCCAGGGTCCGGTCGAACTGGCGATGCGTTATGGCGAGCCGTCGATTGAAACGGTGCTCACCCGCCTGGCGGCGCAGGGCATCAAGAAGGTCACTCTGGCCCCGCTGTATCCCCAGTTTGCCGACAGCACCGTCACCACGGTGATCGAAGAAGCGAAGCGGGTTGTCAGGGACAAGAAGCTGTCATTCGATTTTTCGTTGGTCCCGCCGTTCTTTAATCAGCCGGAATACCTTGAGGCATTGGTGGAGAGCGTGCGCCCGCATCTGGCACAGGACTTCGATCACCTGTTGCTGAGCTTCCACGGTTTGCCTGAACGGCATATCACCAAGCTGGACCCGACGGGCAACCATTGCTTCAAGAGCGGCAACTGCTGTGAAAACGCTACGCCTGAAGTCCTTGCCGTGTGCTACCGCGCGCAATGTATGCGCTCGTCCGCCGAGTTCGCCAAGCGGATGGGACTGCCTGATGGCAAGTGGTCGGTCTCGTTTCAGTCGCGTCTTGGGCGGGCAAAGTGGATCGAACCGTACACCGAAGCGCATCTGGCTGAGCTGGCGGCGCAGGGGGTTAAAAAGCTGTTGGTGATGTGCCCGGCATTCGTCGCCGATTGCATCGAGACGCTGGAAGAAATCGGGGATCGCGGTGCGGAGCAGTTCAAGGAAGCGGGGGGCGAGGAGCTGATTTTGATCCCTTGCCTCAATGATGATCCAAACTGGGCGAAAGCCCTGAATACGCTGTGTGAGCGGGCGCCAGCGATGGTTGTCTAG
- a CDS encoding 1-acyl-sn-glycerol-3-phosphate acyltransferase — protein sequence MGEFDAIRPYDDTEVKAVLNRLLGDEAFLAILTHFRFPRLAGSLGWILQPAIARKLRRQFAGIDTVAALQDKVEHYVDHTIERATDGVTYTGVEQFKSGVAYLFLANHRDIVMDPAFVNYAVYHAGLPTPRIAIGDNLLQKPFVSDLMRLNKSFIVHRSITGRREKMAAYQLLSAYINHSIRNDCQSIWIAQAEGRAKDGDDRTESAILKMFHMSRKDEPFGEVIQSLNLTPVSISYEYDPCDQAKARELYIRATTGSYTKAPGEDDVSIALGITGYKGRVHVNFAPPITELFEDTKQLAIEMDRQILGGYRLFPVHYLAYAQWADADPSLNVPAAADIFPADELERAKEEWQRRLDGCAEEHRPYLVLQYATPVRNQYRVKAGLPL from the coding sequence ATGGGCGAATTCGATGCCATCCGACCGTACGACGACACCGAAGTAAAAGCCGTACTCAACCGGCTACTGGGTGACGAGGCGTTCCTCGCGATCCTCACGCATTTCCGTTTTCCACGTCTGGCCGGCTCCCTCGGCTGGATCCTTCAGCCTGCGATCGCGCGCAAGCTGCGCCGCCAGTTCGCCGGCATCGACACCGTCGCCGCCTTGCAGGACAAGGTCGAGCATTACGTCGATCATACGATCGAACGGGCCACCGATGGTGTGACCTACACCGGCGTGGAGCAGTTCAAGTCCGGCGTGGCTTACCTGTTTCTGGCCAACCACCGGGATATCGTGATGGATCCGGCGTTCGTCAACTATGCCGTGTATCACGCAGGCTTGCCGACGCCGCGGATCGCCATCGGCGACAACCTGCTGCAGAAGCCTTTCGTCAGCGACCTGATGCGCCTGAACAAGAGCTTCATCGTGCATCGTTCCATCACCGGACGCCGCGAAAAGATGGCGGCGTACCAGTTGCTGTCGGCCTACATCAATCACTCGATTCGCAACGACTGCCAGTCCATCTGGATCGCGCAGGCCGAAGGCCGCGCCAAAGATGGCGACGACCGCACCGAGTCGGCGATCCTCAAGATGTTTCACATGAGTCGCAAGGACGAGCCGTTTGGCGAAGTCATTCAGTCGCTGAACCTGACGCCTGTCTCGATCAGCTACGAGTACGACCCGTGCGATCAGGCAAAGGCCCGCGAGCTGTACATCCGGGCGACCACCGGCAGCTACACCAAGGCACCGGGCGAGGACGATGTCAGCATCGCGCTGGGCATCACCGGCTATAAAGGCCGCGTCCACGTTAACTTCGCGCCGCCGATCACCGAGCTGTTCGAAGACACCAAGCAATTGGCGATCGAAATGGACCGGCAGATCCTCGGCGGCTACCGGCTGTTCCCGGTGCATTATCTGGCGTACGCGCAGTGGGCCGATGCCGATCCGAGCCTGAACGTGCCTGCCGCTGCGGACATTTTCCCGGCCGATGAGCTAGAGCGTGCGAAAGAAGAATGGCAACGCCGCCTCGACGGCTGCGCCGAGGAGCACCGTCCGTATCTGGTGCTGCAATACGCGACGCCGGTGCGCAATCAGTATCGGGTCAAGGCGGGATTGCCGCTTTAA
- a CDS encoding hypoxanthine-guanine phosphoribosyltransferase, with translation MSADLEHIRQIMREADCLYTEAEVEASIARVGQQINSVLAERNPVVFCVMNGGLIFAGKLLTHLNFPLEASYLHATRYRNETSGGELFWKAKPEVSFIDRDVLIIDDILDEGHTLGAIIDFCKHAGASAVHTAVLIDKEHDRKARPDLKADFVGLPCIDRYIFGYGMDYKGYWRNAAGIYAVKGM, from the coding sequence ATGTCCGCTGATCTCGAGCATATCCGTCAAATCATGCGCGAGGCTGACTGCCTGTACACCGAGGCCGAAGTCGAGGCGTCCATCGCCCGCGTCGGTCAGCAAATCAACAGTGTGTTGGCCGAACGTAACCCGGTCGTATTCTGCGTGATGAACGGTGGCCTGATTTTCGCCGGCAAGCTGCTGACGCACCTGAACTTCCCGCTGGAAGCTTCGTATCTGCACGCGACGCGTTATCGCAACGAAACCAGCGGCGGCGAGCTGTTCTGGAAAGCCAAGCCAGAAGTGTCGTTCATTGACCGCGATGTATTGATCATCGACGACATCCTCGACGAAGGTCATACCCTGGGTGCGATCATCGACTTCTGCAAGCATGCAGGCGCAAGCGCCGTCCACACGGCCGTGCTGATCGACAAAGAGCACGACCGCAAGGCGCGTCCTGATCTCAAAGCCGACTTCGTCGGTCTGCCGTGCATCGACCGCTACATCTTCGGTTACGGCATGGATTACAAGGGTTACTGGCGCAATGCAGCCGGCATCTACGCCGTTAAGGGCATGTAA
- a CDS encoding methyl-accepting chemotaxis protein, whose protein sequence is MAEIELVATAVHEMTATAQDVARNATQAAQAANHADDAANQGMRIVHNTSNSISELAVEIGRAVSVVQTLAKDSENINAILTAIRGIAEQTNLLALNAAIEAARAGEQGRGFAVVADEVRNLAQKTQQATEEIQTMIQQLQNGTRQVVKVMEDSQSKTDESVGHAAEAAQALESITKAVSVINDMNNQIASAAEEQSAVADDINRNVINIGQVANEVAGGADESSQASAELTKLAEQQRRLINQFKV, encoded by the coding sequence ATGGCCGAGATCGAGCTGGTCGCGACCGCCGTGCACGAAATGACCGCGACCGCGCAAGACGTCGCGCGCAACGCGACTCAGGCCGCGCAAGCCGCCAACCATGCGGACGACGCCGCCAACCAGGGCATGCGTATTGTCCACAACACGTCGAACTCCATCAGCGAGCTGGCGGTGGAAATCGGCCGCGCGGTGAGCGTGGTGCAGACGCTGGCCAAGGACAGTGAGAACATCAACGCGATCCTGACAGCCATTCGCGGGATCGCCGAGCAGACCAACCTGCTGGCGTTGAACGCTGCGATTGAGGCCGCGCGTGCCGGTGAACAGGGACGCGGGTTTGCGGTGGTGGCCGATGAAGTGCGCAACCTGGCGCAGAAAACGCAGCAGGCGACCGAAGAAATCCAGACCATGATCCAACAGCTGCAAAACGGAACGCGGCAGGTGGTCAAAGTCATGGAAGACAGCCAGAGCAAGACGGACGAGAGCGTGGGTCATGCCGCCGAGGCCGCGCAGGCCCTGGAAAGCATTACCAAGGCCGTGTCGGTCATCAACGACATGAACAACCAGATCGCCAGCGCGGCGGAAGAGCAAAGCGCAGTCGCCGACGATATCAACCGTAACGTGATCAACATCGGTCAGGTGGCGAACGAAGTGGCCGGTGGCGCGGATGAGTCGAGTCAGGCGAGTGCGGAACTGACCAAACTGGCCGAGCAGCAGAGACGGTTGATCAATCAGTTCAAGGTCTGA